The Nomia melanderi isolate GNS246 chromosome 6, iyNomMela1, whole genome shotgun sequence genomic sequence AGTTAGACTATGTTGCCATCTATGACGTGATGAGCCGTACCAATTTTATTGATTAAGTGTGTATCTTTGTGCATTTTAAGAACGTCGGTTGTTAATTCTGTGTTTGTGattggaatttttaaagaataaaattttctaagtttaatttaaatctataattacaCATAATGAGGCTCACAAATAccttatttacaaaaatgaaacattGGTCTAAAGTATATTCGAATTTACCAGATAGTTATATAAATCGTGTTACAGAACGGGTACAGTAATTTAAGTAACatgtattacaattatttatacatatttttttattaataatttaatttgtgtgTAGGTTTTTTGGAGAACACCACGTGGGAAACCTCAGTACCTTCAGCGtacaataaaaactaaaaaatttcatttctccatTCATCGACCATGGACACAGGAGTTTCAGGTGGAACATGTACATCCCCCGAGGAAACCCATGATTCATGTTGAACCCATAAAAGATTGGAGCTTCTTTCGTGGAGATCGTGTAATGTTACATGCACATACTTGGTTGGAACCTTGAATCAtgtcttattatttttctagcTAATATCTTCTTAAtgtttaaagttattattaaaagaaaaacatgtatgaaagtaatttaatttatacaacaAGTTATCGATGTTCAAGATTTTTGATCAATTATATCtatgatttttaagtgaattttagtgtaatgtatttaaaaatgttttattttcaggTAGAAATATTAGTTGGTCCTGACAAAGGAAAACAAGGTTTAGTAATGGATATTATACAGGAAAGGAATTGGGTTATTGTCGAAGGGCTGAATACAAAAGTACAGTGCATAggaaaaactaaaaattatcCTGGAACTTTTCTTCGTGTAGAGCAGCCGCTGTTAGTTACAACTCAAGTGCAATTGGTCGATCCATTTGatctgtaaatattatataaaaaacaagCATTATATAGATGTTATGTAAAGTGCAAGTAAAGCAcaaatttgtatgtatttatgttaGGAAAGGTACTCCTATTGAATGGAAGTATACAGAGGAAGGTGAGTATGTAAGAGTTTCTAGCAGAACTGGCAGAATTATTCCGATGCCAGAAACCGCTAAAGAAACAATAGATTATAAAGATCCTAAGACCTATTTTGAACATCCAAAAGATACAAAGAAAGATGATGTAATGGAAGAAACATTTGTGGTATGTAAATAATGTACTTAATTAAATCTGTATCATTGATATTAAGTAtacattatttgttatttaggCATCTTTAAAAACATTTGAGATGGACATTATGGAGAAAATGGGTATCAAGGAGGATCGTATAGCAAAGAAATATTATTGGTATTAATTTTGTCTGTTTAACCACTTTTGTAAGTttcataataaacaaaattaatgtcTACTAAATGCgtagaaataagaattttatgtGTTTACAAAAGTGTACAGATTAGTTTGTCATCTGTCCTGAAAGTTACCTTGAATGTGAATTgggatttaattaaatgaaaaaagaattacacaCCAACACACGTGCTATTCGATTGTATCATTTATTATCGACAAAAGTTACATTGCGGCATTTGAATCCTTGTATAGAAAACATGTAGGAGGGGGAGAGGAGGAAGCATATGTAACGTTAAAGAATCAAGCGATTAATCGAATGTCTCGTAAATATTTGTtagattaaaatatattgttattgcGAGTCGTTTTCTGCTTATTAAcgcttgttagttttatattaacacACATACATATCACAGTACGATTTTTAACAAACGCAAATCTAGAAACGAATGTCAGTCTACAATTAAATAAACCATTAAATGTAACGCgttatattaacatttctttcttccattctcttttttttatattatatgtaacatttttcTAGATACCCATTGGATCTCGAATTCTTGGCGCATGTTAatcttatttacaaaatttctctCCGTCCGTTCAGCTCGTAACGATTCGTATTACACAAAATTGTAAGACAGAAACATGTGTCTCACGTTGCCTCTTCCATTACGGTTACCAGCTAATTAGGAAAAGCATTCCTTCTTTTATGTCAATCCGACCGTATTCGAAACAACGCTAAGGTATATAAATTATAGTCAACGGATACCACAACAGAACGAAGAGTATAAAAAAAGAATCTCTCCAGAAATGGAGGTATCCAAACAAAGTTATGTAACAATAATACCTCATTATATAAGCACGATATGCAAATCCTATGTAACGATTCAACAGAACATTCGTTATCATTGAACATTATAAGATGGGACGAGCCAATCGCTCGTGGGAGAACAAAACGTTGAACATAAGATTGAACGTGGATACCTACAATTATGTATTGTATCATCTAATTTTACGGGGTCAAACTTCGTTGCTGTTTGTTCACTACCTTCACAAGTGTTTTCGTTCAACGGTCGGGCAGATTCACAACACACATTTCATCCTCTCAATAGCGTTCCACGGGGTCCCACCACGACATGTTCCTTTTAATTGACTATCATTCACGATGATTTGGTGGCAGGGTGCCTGACTAGGAGGTTTACTTCGCCGTCGTGTAATTTCTTCATGAGAGACCACGCCTCGATCCTCGACATTCGAGTCACATCGTTCCCATTCACTTCTAATAATTGGTCCCCTGCCTTTAAAGCACCTGTTTTCTCGGCAGCACCTCCTATAACAGTTGTTCAATTCGTTAACGCTAATCCAGGGTCTGTCCAAGCTGCAGTTACCGAACTAAATATACTGGATAGGATTAAATAGAAAGAATTTACCTGAATTGGTTCGTATCACAAAACTTATTTTCTGCAGTGTCATACAAAAGCTTGAAACCCTCTATCCCAATTGATTATAACGACGAAATTTAGAAACCTACcggtaaatattttcttaatcacCAATGGCCTATCCCCGAGGGGGCTGTCTCTACCACCCTCGAGACTGAATCCTAAACCAGCTCCATCCTTGTATACTGCTACAACCGAGGGCGGCCCCCAAGCAGTATCCTCTGCGACACCATTCGTCTCGAATCCTTTGaacaagaaaaaacaaaacaatGCTTTCAATTTTCCCGAAGATCCAGTATCAAAGAGTAACTTTACGATCATATGGACATTCATGAGGAACgattaacgataataataataataataattattattataaacagatcataaataaaatttcaaatcaagATTCCATCGAAGTCtgttaaacattattcaatgcctgaaaatctgaaattcaataaatgtataaaaccaGCAGACAGGTTATCATTTTTCTGTTTAAGGTTATCATTGTTGAAGTTTACGAGTTTAAGGTGTGTCCTGGTATTATATTACTGTCATTCGAACATTGATGAACTCATCTACAATGCGAACATTCGGATTATCTTTTTCCGAAATGTTTTGAGGATACGCGAGTACGATGGGGTTTGttacaaattaaacaaatattagacTACCGtctgcataaaaattcgcagccTAGCGATCATTGTTCCCTCACCTTCGATGATAGTTTCGACGCTCGCGGTCCGCGACCTTAATCTGCCCCCATCTTCGCTCCTGGCACGCGAGACGACCAATACGACCTCTGACCTAGGCTGCTTGAGCACCGATAAGCTCTCCCTGTGCGTAAGTCCGCGCGTGCTTCTTCCGTTTATGCTAAGGATTCTGTCTCCCCTTTGCACCCTGCCATCTCTGTCCGCTATGGAATGCGCCAATACTCTATGCACCGT encodes the following:
- the mRpL24 gene encoding mitochondrial ribosomal protein L24 isoform X2 — encoded protein: MVFWRTPRGKPQYLQRTIKTKKFHFSIHRPWTQEFQVEHVHPPRKPMIHVEPIKDWSFFRGDRVEILVGPDKGKQGLVMDIIQERNWVIVEGLNTKVQCIGKTKNYPGTFLRVEQPLLVTTQVQLVDPFDLKGTPIEWKYTEEGEYVRVSSRTGRIIPMPETAKETIDYKDPKTYFEHPKDTKKDDVMEETFVASLKTFEMDIMEKMGIKEDRIAKKYYWY
- the mRpL24 gene encoding mitochondrial ribosomal protein L24 isoform X1, encoding MRLTNTLFTKMKHWSKVYSNLPDSYINRVTERVFWRTPRGKPQYLQRTIKTKKFHFSIHRPWTQEFQVEHVHPPRKPMIHVEPIKDWSFFRGDRVEILVGPDKGKQGLVMDIIQERNWVIVEGLNTKVQCIGKTKNYPGTFLRVEQPLLVTTQVQLVDPFDLKGTPIEWKYTEEGEYVRVSSRTGRIIPMPETAKETIDYKDPKTYFEHPKDTKKDDVMEETFVASLKTFEMDIMEKMGIKEDRIAKKYYWY